A genomic stretch from Nilaparvata lugens isolate BPH chromosome 8, ASM1435652v1, whole genome shotgun sequence includes:
- the LOC111055206 gene encoding developmentally-regulated GTP-binding protein 2 — translation MGILEKISEIEKEIARTQKNKATEYHLGVLKAKLAKYRAQLLEPSKKSEKGEGFDVLKSGDARVALIGFPSVGKSTLLSTLTATQSEAASYEFTTLTCIPGVIEYKGASIQLLDLPGIIEGAAQGKGRGRQVIAVARTADLVLMMLDATKQTVQMNLLQKELESVGIRLNKQKPNIYFKVKKGGGIAFNSTCPLTKVDEKLVQMILHEYKIFNAEVLFREDCTADELIDVISANRVYLPCLYVYNKIDQISIEEVDRIARQPNSVVLSCNMKLNLDFLLDELWFYLALIRVYTKKPGQPPDFDDGLILRRGVTVEHVCHAIHRTLVSCFKYALVWGTSTKYSPQRVGLQHVMQDEDVIQVIKK, via the exons cAACCGAATACCATCTTGGAGTACTCAAAGCCAAATTAGCCAAATATAGAGCACAACTATTAGAACCTTCAAAGAAATCTGAGAAAGGAGAAGGATTCGATGTATTAAAGTCAGGAGACGCCAGAGTCGCCCTAATAGGTTTTCCATCCGTCGGAAAG TCGACACTGCTTAGTACTCTCACGGCGACTCAGAGTGAAGCAGCATCGTATGAGTTCACCACCTTGACATGTATTCCTGGTGTAATTGAATACAAGGGCGCAAGCATTCAACTTCTTGATTTGCCGGGAATCATTGAAGGCGCAGCTCAGGGAAAGGGAAGAGGTCGACag GTGATAGCTGTGGCTAGAACAGCCGACTTAGTTCTTATGATGCTGGATGCAACCAAACAAACAGTTCAGATGAATCTGCTTCAAAAAGAATTGGAGAGTGTTGGAATAAGATTGAACAAGCAAAAGCCTAATATCTATTTCAAG GTGAAAAAGGGAGGAGGAATAGCTTTCAACTCGACCTGCCCCCTAACGAAAGTGGACGAGAAATTAGTGCAAATGATTCTGCATGAgtacaaaatattcaatgctGAAGTGCTGTTCAGAGAAGACTGCACCGCTGATGAGTTGATTGATGTCATCTCAGCCAACCGCGTATATCTGCCTTGTCTCTACGTTTACAACAAAATCGATCAGATCTCCATTGAGGAAGTCGATCGAATAGCTAGACAACCCAACAGTGTTGTTCTAAG CTGTAACATGAAGTTGAACCTCGACTTCCTGCTGGACGAGTTGTGGTTCTATCTGGCACTGATCCGAGTCTACACCAAGAAACCCGGGCAGCCGCCTGACTTTGACGACGGCCTCATTCTGCGCAGAGGTGTCACTGTCGAGCATGTGTGTCATGCAATCCATAGGACCCTTGTCAGTTGCTTCAAGTATGCTCTCGTCTGG GGTACAAGTACAAAATATTCTCCGCAAAGAGTGGGCTTACAGCACGTTATGCAGGACGAGGATGTTATACAAGTTATCAAAAAATGA